One region of Natronorubrum aibiense genomic DNA includes:
- a CDS encoding universal stress protein — protein MFERILVPTDGSGPANAALEYAGEIAAAENLTVHILHVVDPDADPAERTEPLSDGREWAGETGAPVIDEVHTGEPEDAILEYAATHDVDAIVMGTRGRRGVGRLLLGSVTEAVVRDAPVPVLVVRGAPEVKREYPLKTIVVPIDGSTHADAAFEEALSIANHHDATVHLLSVVDVAPVGIDEENDFRLEQLEQYAQQVLEDGITQAESAGVDAVSAVEHGSAHRRIRDYTDDVDADLVVMGTHGRRGLDRLLLGSVTERVLRTATVPVLTVRAADEE, from the coding sequence ATGTTCGAACGCATTCTCGTTCCGACCGACGGGAGCGGGCCGGCGAACGCGGCACTCGAGTACGCCGGGGAAATCGCCGCCGCGGAGAACCTGACCGTCCACATCCTCCACGTCGTCGATCCGGACGCTGATCCCGCCGAGCGAACCGAGCCGCTTTCGGATGGCCGCGAGTGGGCGGGCGAGACCGGTGCGCCCGTCATCGACGAGGTTCACACCGGCGAGCCGGAGGATGCGATCCTCGAGTACGCCGCGACCCACGACGTCGACGCGATCGTCATGGGAACCCGAGGCCGACGCGGCGTCGGACGACTCCTACTCGGCAGCGTGACCGAGGCGGTCGTCCGCGACGCGCCCGTCCCCGTCCTCGTCGTTCGGGGCGCACCCGAGGTCAAACGGGAGTACCCCCTCAAGACGATCGTCGTCCCGATCGACGGCAGTACCCACGCCGACGCTGCCTTCGAGGAGGCGCTCTCGATCGCGAACCATCACGACGCGACCGTCCACCTCCTCTCGGTCGTCGACGTCGCACCCGTGGGCATCGACGAGGAGAACGATTTCAGACTCGAGCAACTCGAGCAGTACGCCCAGCAGGTCCTCGAGGATGGGATCACGCAGGCCGAATCCGCTGGCGTCGACGCCGTGAGCGCGGTCGAGCACGGGTCGGCCCATCGACGCATCCGAGACTATACGGACGACGTGGATGCCGATCTCGTCGTCATGGGAACACACGGCCGACGCGGACTCGATCGACTCCTGCTCGGTAGCGTCACGGAACGCGTATTGCGGACGGCGACGGTGCCGGTGTTGACGGTCCGAGCAGCCGACGAGGAGTGA
- a CDS encoding sulfite oxidase has translation MSSEYTTERTRDAQDDESTVDDRRRRFLDRRRFMLASGAAATVALAGCAGEEEADDEDGTDDGDDGEPEPGDREYLEEKFPGLLIHSADPENGEAAERETYTEYITPSEEHYIRNHYLAPRIDESEWTISLGGLVDEEADISVDALREEFSTETVTHVMQCSGNGRSYFDPEVAGNPWRYGAVGNAEWTGAPLSEIMEEYGADTSDGMWVMFAGGDSPEGERVFARSIPMQKVMEDCILAYEMNGEEMTAEHGHPVRVVVPGWYGNNNVKWLEEIEVMERMMMGDDEDLFLEDYETDDYENYLHWQHNSYRILAEGQESIRVESIDEFDTQTQMDMEASGEQEVPPYIYDQLVKSLIGYPGIDSTVSPRDADGMIEVTGVAWAGDDAVEQVEISADGGETWENAEFFGEDNGPYAWRQFRYMWEPEESGDYTLVSRATDENGRTQPRDISDIEDGQLTIEDDSFPYEMGGYCNNSYEPHGVDVTVEL, from the coding sequence ATGTCATCAGAGTATACAACCGAACGAACCCGAGACGCACAGGACGACGAATCAACCGTAGACGACCGCCGACGCCGGTTTCTCGACCGCCGACGGTTTATGCTGGCGAGCGGAGCTGCGGCGACCGTCGCGCTCGCCGGCTGTGCCGGCGAGGAGGAAGCCGACGACGAGGACGGAACGGACGATGGCGACGACGGCGAGCCCGAACCCGGCGATCGAGAGTACTTAGAGGAGAAGTTCCCGGGCCTGTTGATCCACTCGGCAGATCCGGAAAACGGGGAGGCAGCCGAACGGGAGACGTATACCGAGTACATCACCCCTTCGGAGGAACACTACATCCGGAACCACTATCTGGCCCCGCGGATCGACGAATCGGAGTGGACGATCTCGCTCGGTGGGCTGGTTGACGAGGAGGCCGACATCTCGGTCGACGCGCTCCGCGAGGAATTTTCGACGGAGACGGTCACCCACGTCATGCAGTGTTCCGGTAACGGTCGGTCGTACTTCGACCCGGAAGTCGCCGGCAATCCCTGGCGCTACGGCGCGGTCGGGAACGCCGAGTGGACCGGCGCGCCGCTCAGTGAGATCATGGAGGAGTACGGCGCCGACACGAGCGACGGCATGTGGGTGATGTTCGCCGGCGGCGACAGTCCGGAGGGCGAGCGCGTGTTCGCCCGCTCGATCCCGATGCAGAAAGTCATGGAAGACTGCATTCTGGCCTACGAGATGAACGGCGAGGAGATGACTGCCGAACACGGCCATCCCGTTCGCGTCGTCGTCCCTGGCTGGTACGGCAATAACAACGTCAAGTGGCTCGAGGAGATCGAAGTCATGGAGCGGATGATGATGGGCGACGACGAGGACCTGTTCTTAGAGGATTACGAGACCGACGACTACGAGAACTACCTCCACTGGCAGCACAACTCCTACCGAATCCTCGCCGAGGGCCAGGAGTCGATCCGCGTCGAGTCCATCGACGAGTTCGATACTCAGACCCAGATGGACATGGAGGCAAGCGGCGAGCAGGAGGTACCGCCGTACATCTACGACCAACTCGTGAAGTCGTTGATCGGCTACCCCGGGATCGATAGCACCGTTTCGCCGCGGGATGCAGACGGCATGATCGAGGTCACAGGCGTCGCCTGGGCCGGCGACGACGCCGTCGAGCAGGTCGAAATCTCGGCCGACGGTGGCGAGACCTGGGAGAACGCGGAGTTCTTCGGCGAGGACAACGGTCCCTACGCCTGGCGGCAGTTCCGCTACATGTGGGAACCAGAAGAGAGCGGCGACTACACGCTCGTCTCGCGGGCCACCGACGAGAACGGCCGAACCCAGCCGCGCGACATCTCGGACATCGAGGACGGCCAGCTCACGATCGAAGACGACAGCTTCCCCTACGAGATGGGGGGCTACTGCAACAACTCGTACGAACCACACGGCGTCGACGTAACCGTCGAACTGTAG
- a CDS encoding aminotransferase class V-fold PLP-dependent enzyme — MTPTELRETIPALEAGTYLNWGAGGPSPRRVVEAAESCLEAHEYESPTTGGMYPAAFDVYDDARVAVAGLLGAKPTDIALTESTTDGINRVATAFDWDETDVVVRTDLEHSSGILPWQRLEREYGVDVRVLETEDGRLDLEDVKAAASEATLFCLSSLTWTHGTRLPIADVVDIAHDAGALVLVDAVQAPGQVPVDVAEWGADLVVGSGHKWLVGPFGSGFLYVRPGLEDERDLVPAAIGYRSVVDANDPEYRYEAGARRFEVGTASPVAHAGLIEAIALLEEVGLERIQHRIETLTEQLKAGVPDEQLLSPRAYESGLVTIAVDDPEATVERLAEQGIVVRTLPGPDAIRASVHAYNSREDIETLLEALEIA; from the coding sequence ATGACGCCGACGGAACTCCGCGAGACGATCCCCGCACTCGAGGCCGGTACCTACCTGAACTGGGGCGCTGGCGGCCCGAGTCCGCGACGTGTCGTCGAGGCAGCCGAATCGTGTCTCGAGGCCCACGAGTACGAGTCGCCGACGACCGGGGGGATGTACCCCGCGGCGTTCGACGTCTACGACGACGCGCGGGTCGCCGTCGCCGGCCTGCTCGGGGCCAAACCGACCGACATCGCCCTCACGGAGAGCACGACCGACGGGATCAACCGTGTCGCCACGGCGTTCGACTGGGATGAAACCGACGTCGTCGTCCGGACGGATCTCGAGCACTCCTCGGGCATCCTCCCGTGGCAGCGCCTCGAGCGCGAGTACGGCGTCGACGTCCGCGTTCTCGAGACCGAGGATGGCCGACTCGATCTCGAGGACGTGAAGGCGGCGGCGAGCGAGGCGACGCTGTTCTGTCTCAGTTCGCTCACCTGGACCCACGGCACCCGGCTACCGATCGCGGACGTCGTCGACATCGCCCACGACGCCGGCGCGCTGGTCCTCGTCGACGCCGTCCAAGCCCCCGGGCAGGTGCCGGTCGACGTCGCCGAGTGGGGTGCCGACCTCGTCGTCGGGTCGGGCCACAAGTGGCTGGTCGGCCCGTTCGGCTCCGGCTTCCTGTACGTTCGGCCGGGGCTCGAGGACGAGCGGGACCTCGTCCCCGCTGCGATCGGCTACCGGAGCGTCGTCGACGCGAACGACCCCGAGTACCGCTACGAAGCCGGCGCTCGCCGGTTCGAGGTCGGCACGGCGAGCCCCGTCGCTCACGCGGGGTTGATCGAGGCGATTGCCCTGCTCGAGGAAGTCGGCCTCGAGCGAATCCAGCACCGAATCGAGACGCTCACCGAGCAGCTGAAAGCCGGCGTTCCCGACGAGCAGTTGCTGAGCCCGCGAGCGTACGAGTCGGGGCTCGTGACGATCGCCGTCGACGACCCGGAGGCGACCGTCGAGCGACTCGCCGAGCAAGGGATCGTCGTCCGAACGCTGCCCGGTCCCGACGCGATCCGGGCGTCGGTCCACGCCTATAACAGCCGCGAGGATATCGAGACGCTACTCGAGGCGCTCGAGATAGCCTGA
- a CDS encoding cupredoxin domain-containing protein, giving the protein MANETHSRRGCLKYAGAISGIVLSGCLDNDTDASDDGSSDADSNGDGGSDDEQSDEHEVIAGPDGNWEFDPEELTITVGDTVTWYFDSAGHNVTSHPDAATECENPEGAEPFTSYEGENHNSVMEEGAEFEHTFEVAGEYVYVCTPHVPQMVGQIHVEE; this is encoded by the coding sequence ATGGCTAACGAGACACACAGCCGTCGGGGATGTCTGAAATACGCCGGTGCCATCAGTGGGATTGTACTTTCGGGGTGTCTCGATAACGACACAGACGCTTCGGATGACGGCTCTTCGGATGCCGATTCCAATGGAGACGGTGGGTCCGACGATGAACAGTCGGACGAACACGAGGTCATCGCTGGCCCGGACGGAAACTGGGAGTTCGATCCCGAGGAACTCACGATCACCGTAGGCGACACCGTGACGTGGTACTTCGATAGCGCTGGCCACAACGTCACGTCGCACCCGGATGCAGCAACCGAGTGTGAGAACCCGGAGGGGGCTGAGCCGTTCACCTCCTACGAGGGGGAAAACCACAATTCAGTCATGGAAGAGGGTGCCGAGTTCGAACACACGTTCGAGGTCGCTGGGGAGTACGTGTACGTTTGCACGCCGCACGTCCCACAAATGGTTGGTCAGATACACGTCGAAGAGTGA
- a CDS encoding pyridoxal-phosphate-dependent aminotransferase family protein, with translation MNVTPGPTAVPPAVREAMAEPQPNPDIEAAFADRYADVCAKLETIYDTSHDVVVPGGEGILGLEAAIASLVAPGDRVLCISNGLYGDGFADFVESYDGEADLVSVPYDEPYDLEVIAAALEAADADDEPYTLATMVHCETPTGTLNDLAPVLDLLDEHDVLSVVDAVSSLGGTPVPTDRIDVCLGASQKCFSAPPGLTTAAISDRAWDAMEAREPSSLYTNFLPWRDVSEGFPYTHLSANVAALDVALDLLLEEGLDDVYARHETAAERCRERGAELGLERYPDPERSSPTVTAFRLPGEAKRVQQRVADEEDVVLATGLGDMADDILRIGHMGYNADLETVDRAMDALEAVLE, from the coding sequence ATGAACGTCACACCGGGACCGACGGCGGTACCGCCGGCGGTCAGAGAAGCGATGGCCGAACCGCAGCCGAATCCGGACATCGAAGCCGCGTTCGCGGATCGCTACGCCGACGTCTGTGCGAAACTCGAGACGATCTACGACACCTCCCACGACGTCGTCGTCCCCGGCGGCGAAGGGATCCTCGGCCTCGAGGCAGCGATCGCGTCGCTGGTCGCGCCCGGCGACCGCGTGCTCTGTATTTCGAACGGACTCTACGGCGACGGCTTCGCCGACTTCGTCGAGTCCTACGACGGCGAAGCCGACCTCGTTTCCGTGCCATACGACGAGCCGTACGACCTCGAGGTCATCGCAGCGGCGCTCGAGGCAGCCGACGCCGACGACGAGCCGTACACGCTGGCGACGATGGTCCACTGTGAAACGCCGACGGGGACGCTCAACGACCTCGCGCCCGTGCTGGACCTGCTCGACGAGCACGACGTGTTGAGCGTCGTCGACGCGGTCTCCTCGCTCGGAGGCACGCCGGTGCCGACCGACCGAATCGACGTCTGTCTCGGGGCGTCCCAGAAGTGTTTCAGCGCGCCGCCGGGGTTGACGACAGCAGCGATCAGCGACCGCGCGTGGGACGCGATGGAAGCTCGAGAGCCGTCGTCGCTCTATACGAACTTCCTTCCGTGGCGGGACGTCTCCGAGGGGTTCCCGTACACGCACCTGAGCGCGAACGTCGCCGCACTCGACGTGGCGCTCGACCTGCTACTCGAGGAGGGTCTCGACGACGTCTACGCGCGCCACGAGACGGCCGCCGAACGCTGTCGCGAGCGCGGCGCCGAACTCGGCCTCGAGCGGTATCCCGATCCCGAACGGAGTTCGCCGACCGTGACGGCATTTCGGCTGCCGGGCGAGGCGAAACGGGTCCAGCAGCGAGTCGCAGACGAGGAAGACGTCGTTCTCGCGACGGGCCTCGGCGACATGGCCGACGACATCCTTCGCATCGGCCACATGGGATACAACGCCGACCTCGAGACGGTCGACCGAGCGATGGACGCCCTCGAGGCCGTTCTCGAGTAA
- a CDS encoding FKBP-type peptidyl-prolyl cis-trans isomerase: MVKEGQIAVVHYTARLVDGPDAGEIVDTTDVDVARREGIYHDYRDYKPLEFRVGDSGVAPVLEDIVQDLEPGETRTVIADPERVFGEYDEGEVHDLEPDAVAELVGEVPTEGSLVTTENNRTGWVTAVDDDRVVLDFNHELAGERLEVEVRLLDVYGEPGDDSAKNWEKKYGKRRST; the protein is encoded by the coding sequence ATGGTAAAAGAAGGACAGATCGCGGTCGTCCACTACACCGCCCGGCTGGTCGACGGCCCCGACGCGGGAGAAATCGTCGACACAACGGACGTCGACGTCGCGCGGCGCGAGGGGATCTATCACGACTACCGCGACTACAAACCGCTCGAGTTCCGCGTCGGCGACAGCGGCGTCGCCCCGGTGCTCGAGGACATCGTCCAAGATCTCGAGCCCGGTGAGACACGGACCGTGATCGCCGACCCCGAACGGGTCTTCGGCGAGTACGACGAGGGCGAGGTCCACGACCTCGAGCCCGATGCCGTCGCGGAACTGGTCGGCGAGGTACCCACGGAAGGGAGCCTCGTGACGACCGAAAATAATCGGACCGGCTGGGTGACGGCTGTCGACGACGACCGCGTGGTGCTCGATTTCAACCACGAACTCGCAGGTGAACGACTCGAGGTCGAGGTCAGACTGCTCGACGTCTACGGCGAGCCGGGCGACGACAGCGCGAAAAACTGGGAGAAAAAGTACGGGAAACGACGGTCGACGTGA
- a CDS encoding hybrid sensor histidine kinase/response regulator, translating to MMTARVLCLIPAPSARRETTASLSELLTTASISAASTLERACSRLESASFDAVVVDHDAAVLDAVTAVERLRGRFRSLPIVVFPQDGSEALASAVLGAGGTDYVHRDAGYGVLADRLERALADSATRADSDCDVLDDSHSDCPARLHQSHSARSFKQAVEQAGHSIYITAPDGTIQYVNPAFEAVTGYSAAEAIGSTPRLLKSGVHGSSFYQELWRTILTGDVWENQIVNRRKDGTTYTVNQTIAPITDADGTISNFVAVNADISDQKRRERQLRRLHEAVGEWLEATTPDAVATRTVANLEELFDHECSAVFLSDDASGELRPAAVSEAVAETFEIQSRYDEDDGIVRRVFEMGEAELYDDVRDASGVCNAKTPIRCEMACPLGEHGVLLVASRSAAAFDEADTALLRVVASNLEATLDRLSRERELERQKERFEKFAHVVSHDLRNPLTVAMGELERARETNDEMAFEEVVQAHERIATIIDDLLWLAREDRGIDEPELVSLAAVASNAWEAVAAPDVAFELEGDRRVLADPGRLQQLFENLFRNAVDHGSTSPESHARQDTVSHGATSSRPQVADTSVAADTELTVRVGRTDDGFYVADTGVGIPDAERERILETGYTTADDGTGLGLSIVQTIVDAHGWSLEITDSAAGGARFEIQTGAVD from the coding sequence ATGATGACGGCTCGGGTGCTCTGTCTCATCCCAGCACCGTCCGCTCGCCGTGAAACCACCGCGTCGCTCTCGGAACTGCTCACGACGGCGTCGATCTCGGCAGCTTCGACCCTAGAACGCGCCTGCTCGAGGCTCGAGTCGGCGTCGTTCGACGCCGTCGTAGTCGATCACGACGCCGCCGTCCTCGACGCCGTCACCGCCGTCGAACGGCTTCGTGGTCGCTTTCGATCGCTGCCGATCGTCGTCTTTCCGCAGGATGGCTCGGAAGCGCTCGCGAGTGCCGTCCTCGGTGCCGGTGGTACCGACTACGTCCATCGTGATGCGGGATACGGCGTGCTCGCGGATCGCCTCGAACGCGCGCTCGCTGATTCGGCGACTCGAGCCGACTCCGACTGCGATGTACTCGACGACTCTCACAGCGACTGTCCGGCACGGCTGCACCAGTCTCACAGCGCTCGAAGTTTCAAACAGGCAGTCGAACAGGCGGGCCACTCGATCTACATCACGGCACCTGACGGGACGATTCAGTACGTCAACCCCGCTTTCGAGGCCGTCACCGGCTACAGTGCCGCCGAAGCGATCGGCTCGACGCCGCGGCTGCTCAAGTCGGGCGTTCACGGGAGCTCGTTTTATCAGGAGCTGTGGCGGACGATCCTCACCGGCGACGTCTGGGAGAATCAGATCGTCAACCGGCGAAAGGACGGCACGACCTACACCGTCAACCAGACGATCGCGCCGATCACGGACGCGGACGGCACCATCAGCAACTTCGTCGCGGTCAACGCGGACATTTCGGACCAAAAACGCCGGGAGAGACAACTACGACGGCTTCACGAGGCCGTCGGCGAGTGGCTCGAGGCGACGACGCCAGACGCCGTCGCGACGCGGACGGTCGCGAACCTCGAAGAACTCTTCGACCACGAATGCAGCGCCGTCTTCCTCTCCGACGATGCGAGCGGGGAGCTTCGCCCGGCTGCCGTTTCGGAGGCCGTCGCGGAGACGTTCGAGATCCAGTCTCGATACGACGAGGACGACGGAATCGTCCGGCGCGTCTTCGAAATGGGGGAGGCAGAGCTGTACGACGACGTTCGCGACGCATCCGGCGTGTGCAATGCCAAGACGCCGATCCGATGTGAGATGGCCTGTCCGCTCGGCGAGCACGGCGTGTTGCTCGTCGCTTCCCGCTCGGCGGCCGCGTTCGACGAGGCTGACACCGCGTTGCTTCGCGTCGTCGCCTCGAATCTCGAGGCCACCCTCGACCGCCTCTCTCGCGAACGGGAACTCGAGCGTCAGAAAGAGCGCTTCGAGAAGTTCGCACACGTCGTCTCACACGACCTGCGAAACCCGCTGACCGTCGCGATGGGTGAACTCGAGCGCGCCCGCGAGACGAACGACGAGATGGCGTTCGAGGAGGTCGTTCAGGCCCACGAACGCATCGCGACGATCATCGACGATTTGCTGTGGCTCGCCCGCGAAGATCGCGGCATCGACGAGCCGGAGCTCGTGTCGCTCGCTGCGGTCGCGTCGAACGCCTGGGAGGCCGTCGCCGCGCCGGACGTGGCGTTCGAACTCGAGGGCGACCGACGCGTGCTGGCCGATCCGGGGCGCCTCCAGCAACTGTTCGAGAACCTGTTTCGAAACGCCGTTGACCACGGTTCGACGAGCCCTGAGTCGCACGCTCGTCAGGACACCGTTTCACACGGCGCGACGAGCAGTCGACCGCAGGTCGCCGACACCTCCGTGGCCGCCGACACCGAGCTAACTGTTCGGGTCGGTCGCACCGACGACGGCTTCTACGTAGCCGACACCGGTGTCGGCATTCCCGATGCCGAGCGCGAGCGCATCCTCGAGACGGGGTATACGACGGCCGACGACGGCACTGGACTCGGACTCTCGATCGTCCAGACGATCGTCGACGCTCACGGCTGGTCGCTCGAGATCACCGACAGCGCCGCGGGCGGGGCGAGATTCGAGATCCAGACGGGGGCTGTTGACTGA